In Candidatus Eisenbacteria bacterium, the genomic window GGCGTCCCCTCGGGCTCGAGCTTGTGGAGCCGAGGGGAGCCTACGCGGAGGGGGTGGGTCGCTCGGTGACGGTCTGGCCGAGCAGCTGGTTGATTCGCTCGACCAGCTTTCTGGGGCTGAACGGCTTCGTGATGTAATCATCCGCGCCGACATCGAAGCCCAGCTTCTGGTCGACATTTCGGCCCTTGGCCGAAAGGAGGATCACCGGAATATGCTGGGTCGCCGCGTTGGACTTGATGCTCTTGCAGACCTCGTACCCATCCAGCTTCGGCATCATGATGTCGAGCACGATGAGGTCGGGCTTTTCGCTCTTCACCCTTTCGAGCGCCTGCTCGCCGTCGAGCGCGGTGACGACCTCGTACCCCTCCATCCCGAGACTGAAGTCCAGGATGTGCACGATGTAGATCTCATCGTCCACGACCAGGATTTTCCCTTTGGACATCCGACTCACCTCCTCCTGTCGCTAGGCATGGGTTTTATCGGCCTCGTGGGCCGCTTCTCCAGCCCGAACTGGCTTCGTATTCTCCTGGAATTCAGGCATTTGGGCGAAGGCCTCGACCACCCTGGGGTCGAATTGGGTTCCCTTGCACTGGCGCAGCTCCCGCACGGCATCCGCGTGGCTCATCGCGTGCCGGTAGGGCCTCCCCACCGTCATCGACTCGTAGGCGTCGAGAACGGCGATGATCCGGGCTCCGAGCGGAATCTGATCTCCCTTGAGCCCCCGCGGGTACCCGCGCCCATCCATCCGCTCGTGATGGGCCAGAATGATTTCGGTCACTTGTTCCTGGAACTCGATCGGTTTCACGATCTCCGCCGAGCGCAGGGGATGGAGCGCCACCTCCGCCCAGGCCACGTCGTCCAACTTGCCGGGTTCTTGCAGGACGGAAAGGTCGATCTGTGCCATCCCGACGTCGTGGACGCTCGCAACGTAGGCCAACGCTTCCACGTCCTCCTCCTTGAGCCCCAGCTTCCGCCCCAGCGCCACGGCGCGGCCCGCCATCCCTCCCGAGCTCAGCTTGAGCCGGCTCCTGCGCGCGTTCTCGATGATCGCAGCCAGGGCCTTCGCGGTTTCCTCGGTTCGGTCCGAAGTGCGCTCATGGTCGGAAACGCGCTTCCAGGCCAGCGCGACCCGGTCCGAGAGGGAGGACAGGAGCGCGCGGTCGTCCTCCGTGAAGGGGGTGCACGAGACTTTGTTGTTGATGTTGATCACCCCGATCACGCGTCCGTCGATCTTGACCGGGACCGAAAGAAGCGATTTGGTCTCGTATTGATGGCCGTTCGGCCTGCCGAATCGCGGATCCTCCTCGATGTTGGTGACGAGGAGCGGCTGACCGTGCTTGGCCACCCAGCCGGCGATCGAGTCGCCGATCTTGACGCGGGTGCCGCAGACCACCTCCTCGCGCAGGCCGCGCGCGGCGCGAATGTAGAGCTCCGCTTTCTCCTCGTCCACGAGCATGAGGGACGCCGTGCGCGCGTTCATGACCTCCGCGATCATCTCCACCGTGAGCCGGGTCAAATGGTCCGAGACCGAGCGCGACGGGGTCCAGGTGGCGTGGGTGATCACGTTCGCGTCCCCGGCCGTGACCGGCAGGACCACGGTGAAGCGCGATCCCACCCCTGTCTCGCTTTCGGCCAGGATCTCCCCACCGTGCCACTCGACAATGCTCTTCGAAACGGTAAGTCCCAAACCGACTCCCGGGTACTCGCGGGAGAGGGAACTGTCGATTTGATAGAACTTGTCGAAGATCCTCTCGATTTCCTCTTTCGGAATGCCGATCCCCGTGTCCTCGATTTGGACGCGCACCGTGCGCCCTTCCATCGCCGTCCGGAAGGTCACCGTCCCGCCTTCGTGCGTGAACTTGATCGCGTTGCTTCCCAGGTTGTGGAGGACGCGCTTCAGCAGGGCCCGGTCCGCCTCGACCACGATCTCCGGCGCCGCCGACTCGACGCGGATCGAGATCTTCTTGGGGCCGGCCATCGAGCGCAGATTCTCGACCACTTCGTCCGTCAGCGTGATCAGATTGAACGGCTCGCGGCTCATGCGGAACCGGCCCGACTCGAGCTGGGACAGCTCCAGCACCGAATCGATGAGGCGCCTGAGCTTCAGGCTCTGGTCGTCGATCACGCCCAGGAACTGGCGCTGCATCTCGACGTTGGGAGACCCCACGCTTTCGAGCAGCGCCTCCACGTACGCGCGGATCGCGGTCAGGGGCGTACGCAGCTCGTGGGAAACGGTCGAGACGAAGGAGGACTTGAGGTCGTTCAATTCCTCGGCGCGCTCGGTCGCTTCCTCGAGCTGGCCCATGCTCTGATTCAAGCGCTCGTAGAGACTCGCGTTTTGGATGGCCACGACCGCGTGGGTGGCGAGGATTTCCAGGGTTTCCACGGTTTCCCGGGAAGGAAGCCGGCGGTCCACCGGATCGTCGACGGAAAGGTATCCGATCGCGGCGCCGTCCTTCGTGTAGAGGGGGACGAAGAGGACGTCCTCCTGATGCCACTCCCCTTCCTTCCGAATGCCCAGGTCCGGGGTGTAGCCCTCGTCGTCCTCCTTTCCCCAGAACTTCCGCTCGTGACTGATGAAGTAGGAGCGGCTGACCCGGAATTCCTCCTTGAGCCAGCTGTCGAATTCGGAGCGCGGGATGGGATGCTGCTCGAGCTTCCGGATCGCTTCGCGGCTCAGCCCGGCGAACGCGCGGGCCTCGAACTCTCCGCTCGAATCGTTGAGAACGCGCAGGAGGACGATCCGGAATCCCGCCGCTTCCGAAACGGCGTGGACGATCTCGTGGAGCACCTTGTCGAGGGAGAGGTTCGAATTGATGCTCGTCGCAATCTCCAGCACCTTCTTGATTCGGGCCGCCCGCCTGCGGCTCGTGAGGAGCTGGTAGCGGTAGAGATCGCCCATCTTGTCGCTGGCCTGGGTCAGCTCCTCGTTCCGGTGGATCGCGGCGTCGTACGACGAACGGAGCGATTTGAGCTCGTGCCGAAGCGAGCGGCGATGGCGCAGCTGCTCCACGATGAGGAGCACGGAGGCCGCGAGGGCCCAGATCAGCTCAACGGACGGAATCACGCTGGTACTTTCCGGTGGCGGGCGCCGAGGGAGCGCCGGGATGGCTCCCGCCCTTCCGGGCGAGCAGCCTCTCGAACTCCTTGACGACGCGCGGGTCGAACTGCGTCCCGGAGCACCGCTTCACTTCGGTGAGCGCTTCGGACTCCGGGATCGAATCGCGGTAGGGACGTCCCAGGGTCATAGCCTCGAACGCGTCCACCACGGCCAGGATGCGGGCGGCGAGCGGGATTTCCTCACCCGAGAGCCCGCGCGGATAGCCGTGGCCGTCGTAATGCTCGTGGTGGCTCAGGATGATTTCGTTCGCGCGCGCGGCGAATTCGATCGGCTGAAGCAGGCGCACGCCGTCGCGAGGGTGCGTCTCGACGCGGCGCCGCTCCTGCTCGGTCCACCGGCGTGAGCTCAGGATCAGGTCCTCGCCCACCGCAAGCATGCCCACGTCGTGGACGCGCGCCACGTACCCGAGCACCTCGAGCTCGTCTTCCCCGAGGCCGAGCTTCCGGCCGAGATCGGTCGAGAGCTTGAACGCGCGGCGCGAGGTCCAGAGCGAGTAGCTCCGTTTGGCGCGGATCACGGTGCGGATGGTATTCAGGGTCGTGTAGGCGTCTCCCGATGGGCCGGCCGCCCGCACGCGCTCCAGCGCGGTCCCGACCCGCTTCGAGATCGCGACCAGGAGACTCAGATCGTCGGCGTCGAAGGGAAGCCCGGTCGTCTTGCTGCTCACGTTCACGACCCCGACCGTTTCGCCGGCGAGCCGAAGCGGCACACACAGGAGCGATTTTGTCTCGTACTGCGGATGATTCAGCTTTCGGAATCTCCGGTCGTTTTCGATGTCGTTGACGAGGAGGTTCTCCGAGGTCTGCGCGACCCATCCCGCGATCGACGCCCCGGTCTTGACCCGAGCCCTCGCCACCATGTCCGGGTCGAGACCATGGGCCGCGCGAATGTGGAGCTCGGTTCCGTCCTCGTTGAAGAACATGATCGAGACGTTCCGCGCCTCCATCACCTCGGCCACCATTTCGACCGCGCTCGAGAGAAGCGTGCGCAGCTCCGGCATCTCGAAGAACGGCTCGAGCGAGCGCATCAGATTCCGGAATCCGCGCTGGACCAAGGGTAGCTCGACCACGAACCGGCTCCCTTGTCCCAGGTTGCTCTCGACTCGGACCGTTCCGCCGTGAAGCTCCACGACGCTCTTCACGATCGCGAGGCCGAGCCCCGATCCGCCGACCCGCTCGGCTCCTCCCTCTTCGACCCGATAGAAACGCTCGAACACGCGACCCAGCTTGTCGGGTGGAATTCCCATCCCGCGGTCTTCGACGATGACTTGCATCCGCTCGCCGGCCTGCCTCGCGTGAATCGTGATCGGGGAACCTTCCCGGGAGAACTTGGCCGCGTTGCCGATGAGGTTCACAAGAACCTGCTTCAGGAGGTCGGGATCCGCCTCGATCGCGGGCAGCTCGGGGGCGAGGTCGGGAACGACGGTGAGACGCTTGGACGCAAGCTGCGGTCCCACGGTCGGCAGGATCTCGTCCAGCAGCCGCCCCAGCTCCAGCGGTTCCGACCGGAGCCTCCGTCGTCCGGAATCCATCCGGCTCAAGTCGAGCACATCGTTCACGATCCTGGTCAGGCGGTCGCATTCCTCGTTGATGATCCCGAGGAACCGATCCTGCATCGAGAACGCGGGATTCCCCACGTTGTCGAGCAGGGTCTCGGTATACGCCTTGATCGAAGTCAGCGGGGTCCGAAGCTCGTGAGACACGACCGAGATCAGCTCGGATTTCATCTCGTCGAGCCGCCGCAAGGACGCGTTGGCTTCGTCGAGCCGGATCGTCTTCTGTTCGAGCTCCGCGTGCGTGCGGATCCGGTCGACCGCGAGGCCGATCTGGTCGGCGAGGAAAAGCAGCGCCCGGCGCCTGCGCGCGCTCGCTTTGAGCGGCCTGCTGAAACCCAGGAGCGCGACCCCCAGGAGCGAGGTCCCAACGATGATCGGCACGCCGACCAGGGCGTGAGGCACCTGCCCGCTCCAGTGAAGCTCCTTCCAATCCGCGGCCTCCATGCGGAGCGCGTCTTCGACGATGAGCGTCTCGCGCCGCAGAACCTGCGCGAGGAACCCTCCGGGACGCGGTGTCACCCGGCAGGTCCCCGCGGGCCCGTTGGTGCCGCGCCCAAAGTGGTCCCCGCGCAGCTCGCCGGATTCGTAGTCGAGCAGAAGAAGCGAGAAGAAATCGGCCCGCGCGAGCTCCAGCACGTGCCGCGCCACAGCCGCCACGAGCCCCTGGGCATCGAACGCGGACTGGACGGCAAAGCTGAGGCTGGAGAGCCCCGGGAGGAGGCGAAAGGCCGACCCGGCGCCGCGGTCGGGTGTGTCGTCGGGGCGGTTCAGCATCCGGAGAGCTCCGGCGGATCGGGCGTGGGGGATTCCACGGCCGGCATGATCGGTGAGCCGTCCAGCCGCCGGTCGGGAATGACCACGCTTCCCTGCATCGCCTTACCGCGCTTCTTGAGCTCCTTCGCGATGTCGCTCACCTGGGCGCTGTGTTGGATATCGCGGCCCTCGTTGCTCACGATCAGAACCGTGACCGACATCAGAGCGAATTTCTTCACGCCTCCCTGGCGGCTCGAGAGCACCGTGATATGCCCGCGCTTCAGATCCAGCTCGTCGTAGTGCTCCCGGATCCGCGAATCGAAGGTCGTTTGGATCGCGTCCGCGATGGACCGCGCCCGCTCCGGGATCGTGATCACCACGAAATCGTCTCCGCCGATGTGGCCCACGAAGTCCCCCGATATTCCGTACCGCTCGATCTGTTCGTGGAGCAGCGCCGCGACGAAGCGGATGACCGCGTCGCCCCGGGCGTACCCGTAGTAGTCGTTGTAGGCCTTGAAGTAATCGAGGTCGATGTGCAGGAACGAGAATTTCTCTCCCCGCTCGATCCTCCGCGAGAGCTCGGTCTCGATGAGCACGTTCCCCGGAAGACCGGTGAGCGCGTTCGATTGGA contains:
- a CDS encoding response regulator — translated: MSKGKILVVDDEIYIVHILDFSLGMEGYEVVTALDGEQALERVKSEKPDLIVLDIMMPKLDGYEVCKSIKSNAATQHIPVILLSAKGRNVDQKLGFDVGADDYITKPFSPRKLVERINQLLGQTVTERPTPSA
- a CDS encoding GAF domain-containing protein — encoded protein: MIPSVELIWALAASVLLIVEQLRHRRSLRHELKSLRSSYDAAIHRNEELTQASDKMGDLYRYQLLTSRRRAARIKKVLEIATSINSNLSLDKVLHEIVHAVSEAAGFRIVLLRVLNDSSGEFEARAFAGLSREAIRKLEQHPIPRSEFDSWLKEEFRVSRSYFISHERKFWGKEDDEGYTPDLGIRKEGEWHQEDVLFVPLYTKDGAAIGYLSVDDPVDRRLPSRETVETLEILATHAVVAIQNASLYERLNQSMGQLEEATERAEELNDLKSSFVSTVSHELRTPLTAIRAYVEALLESVGSPNVEMQRQFLGVIDDQSLKLRRLIDSVLELSQLESGRFRMSREPFNLITLTDEVVENLRSMAGPKKISIRVESAAPEIVVEADRALLKRVLHNLGSNAIKFTHEGGTVTFRTAMEGRTVRVQIEDTGIGIPKEEIERIFDKFYQIDSSLSREYPGVGLGLTVSKSIVEWHGGEILAESETGVGSRFTVVLPVTAGDANVITHATWTPSRSVSDHLTRLTVEMIAEVMNARTASLMLVDEEKAELYIRAARGLREEVVCGTRVKIGDSIAGWVAKHGQPLLVTNIEEDPRFGRPNGHQYETKSLLSVPVKIDGRVIGVININNKVSCTPFTEDDRALLSSLSDRVALAWKRVSDHERTSDRTEETAKALAAIIENARRSRLKLSSGGMAGRAVALGRKLGLKEEDVEALAYVASVHDVGMAQIDLSVLQEPGKLDDVAWAEVALHPLRSAEIVKPIEFQEQVTEIILAHHERMDGRGYPRGLKGDQIPLGARIIAVLDAYESMTVGRPYRHAMSHADAVRELRQCKGTQFDPRVVEAFAQMPEFQENTKPVRAGEAAHEADKTHA
- a CDS encoding GAF domain-containing protein — its product is MLNRPDDTPDRGAGSAFRLLPGLSSLSFAVQSAFDAQGLVAAVARHVLELARADFFSLLLLDYESGELRGDHFGRGTNGPAGTCRVTPRPGGFLAQVLRRETLIVEDALRMEAADWKELHWSGQVPHALVGVPIIVGTSLLGVALLGFSRPLKASARRRRALLFLADQIGLAVDRIRTHAELEQKTIRLDEANASLRRLDEMKSELISVVSHELRTPLTSIKAYTETLLDNVGNPAFSMQDRFLGIINEECDRLTRIVNDVLDLSRMDSGRRRLRSEPLELGRLLDEILPTVGPQLASKRLTVVPDLAPELPAIEADPDLLKQVLVNLIGNAAKFSREGSPITIHARQAGERMQVIVEDRGMGIPPDKLGRVFERFYRVEEGGAERVGGSGLGLAIVKSVVELHGGTVRVESNLGQGSRFVVELPLVQRGFRNLMRSLEPFFEMPELRTLLSSAVEMVAEVMEARNVSIMFFNEDGTELHIRAAHGLDPDMVARARVKTGASIAGWVAQTSENLLVNDIENDRRFRKLNHPQYETKSLLCVPLRLAGETVGVVNVSSKTTGLPFDADDLSLLVAISKRVGTALERVRAAGPSGDAYTTLNTIRTVIRAKRSYSLWTSRRAFKLSTDLGRKLGLGEDELEVLGYVARVHDVGMLAVGEDLILSSRRWTEQERRRVETHPRDGVRLLQPIEFAARANEIILSHHEHYDGHGYPRGLSGEEIPLAARILAVVDAFEAMTLGRPYRDSIPESEALTEVKRCSGTQFDPRVVKEFERLLARKGGSHPGAPSAPATGKYQRDSVR